A window of the Dioscorea cayenensis subsp. rotundata cultivar TDr96_F1 chromosome 14, TDr96_F1_v2_PseudoChromosome.rev07_lg8_w22 25.fasta, whole genome shotgun sequence genome harbors these coding sequences:
- the LOC120275272 gene encoding pentatricopeptide repeat-containing protein At3g21470, which produces MREEALHNKQYGRNKQNSTSQAFLRKLHAIYVCRGTQSSSQWSQLIRGYLSSGFLREALMVYTKNLPRRTSHTVLPLVLKACGSLALLPLGASLHGESVKAGLIGEILVGTTFVSMYCKFGNLSDARKVFDEMPHRNVVTYNAMIGGCLMNGDVDSALVLFERSPERTPVTWVTMIDGFARVGDTVTARKLFDETPNELRNVVTWTVMVHGYAAKGEMGAAREMFECMPCRSFFVWSSMISGYFKKGDAKEARMMFDRIPERNLVNWNALIAGYAQIGCCEEALDAFREMQKDGFEPDEFTMASVLSACSQLGCLGTGKKIHDMINQKRINTNYFVLNGLVDMYAKCGDLERAKTIFNGMINRNVVCWNSMISGLATHGRSYEALALFDRMEESKKEPDNVTFLAALSACTHAGFVDRGLEIFRKMEKYGLAAGVEHYGCIVDLLGRAGRLNEAYSLVKSMPGVPNRSVWGALLGACKIHADKNMADRVLSDLNSNAEHDDDVKYIVLSNVNATLNKWEEAEKLWRVMAEKGMRKIPGCSSIMVGDIEHRFHSGAIRESQACVKLV; this is translated from the coding sequence atgagagaagaagCTCTTCACAATAAGCAATATGGCCGTAATAAGCAAAACTCCACAAGTCAAGCATTTCTGAGAAAACTCCATGCAATCTATGTTTGCAGAGGTACACAAAGCTCTTCACAATGGTCTCAGCTCATCAGAGGCTACCTTTCTTCAGGCTTTCTCAGAGAAGCCTTAATGGTTTACACCAAAAACCTCCCCAGAAGAACCTCCCACACAGTACTCCCTTTGGTTCTCAAGGCTTGTGGTTCTCTGGCATTGCTTCCACTCGGAGCTTCTTTGCATGGGGAGTCCGTGAAGGCCGGGTTGATTGGTGAAATTTTGGTAGGCACTACGTTTGTGTCAATGTACTGCAAGTTTGGTAATCTCAGTGATGCACGGAAGGTGTTCGACGAAATGCCTCACAGGAATGTTGTTACTTATAATGCAATGATTGGAGGGTGTCTCATGAATGGTGATGTGGATTCAGCATTGGTGTTGTTTGAAAGATCGCCGGAGAGGACCCCGGTGACTTGGGTGACAATGATTGATGGTTTTGCGAGGGTTGGGGACACTGTGACTGCTAGGAAGTTGTTTGACGAAACACCGAATGAGTTGAGGAATGTTGTGACTTGGACTGTTATGGTTCATGGTTATGCCGCTAAAGGTGAGATGGGTGCAGCTAGAGAAATGTTTGAGTGCATGCCTTGTAGAAGTTTTTTTGTGTGGTCATCTATGATCAGTGGGTACTTTAAAAAAGGCGATGCAAAGGAGGCCCGGATGATGTTTGATCGGATTCCGGAACGGAATTTGGTGAATTGGAATGCTTTGATTGCAGGGTATGCCCAAATTGGGTGTTGTGAGGAGGCATTGGATGCGTTTAGGGAAATGCAGAAGGATGGTTTTGAGCCAGATGAATTCACAATGGCAAGTGTATTGTCTGCTTGTTCGCAGTTGGGTTGCCTAGGGACAGGAAAGAAAATTCATGATATGATCAATCAAAAAAGGATTAACACgaattattttgtgttgaatggtttggttgataTGTATGCGAAATGCGGTGACCTTGAAAGagcaaaaacaatatttaatggGATGATAAACAGAAATGTTGTTTGTTGGAATTCAATGATTTCAGGCCTTGCTACTCATGGTCGGAGCTATGAAGCTCTTGCGCTGTTTGATAGAATGGAAGAGTCAAAAAAGGAGCCCGATAATGTGACATTTCTGGCAGCACTTTCGGCTTGTACGCATGCAGGATTTGTTGACAGAGGATTAGAGATTTTCAGAAAGATGGAAAAATACGGATTAGCTGCAGGTGTGGAGCACTATGGATGTATAGTCGATCTCTTGGGCCGAGCCGGAAGACTAAATGAAGCTTACAGTTTAGTCAAGAGCATGCCAGGGGTTCCAAACAGATCAGTTTGGGGTGCTTTGCTTGGAGCTTGTAAAATTCATGCAGATAAAAATATGGCAGATAGAGTCTTGAGTGATTTGAATTCGAATGCAGagcatgatgatgatgtgaaGTACATTGTATTATCAAATGTTAATGCCACTTTGAATAAGTGGGAGGAAGCAGAGAAATTATGGAGGGTGATGGCTGAGAAGGGAATGCGAAAGATTCCTGGGTGTAGTTCAATTATGGTTGGAGACATCGAACATAGATTCCATTCTGGTGCTATAAGAGAATCTCAAGCATGTGTGAAGTTGGTGTAG
- the LOC120276302 gene encoding probable glycosyltransferase At5g25310 isoform X2: MVTPSRARAPPCTRAHQIGALALASIVFFFARSLDRPATCVYSPSPPTTSLFDHAGTLRWPERGYGSVLSLKIYVYDEREIDGLRALLRGRDGRISAESCFKGQWGTQVKIHQLMLKSKFRTLKKEEADLFFVPSYVKCVRMNGGLNDKEINQTYVKGDRTDKRDTSAFNTWKDIIIPGNVDDGMTNFMGSSIVQPIPLSKRKYLANFLGRAQGKVGRLQLAELAKQYPNKLESPELKLTGPDKLGRTEYFNHLRNAKFCVAPRGESSWTLRFYESFFVECVPVILSDKVELPFQNVIDYTQFSIKWPSTKIGPELLDYLQSIPDEVIHEMLAHGRLVRCLFVYAPETGPCSAMLGIMWELQRKVRRFHQSAETFWLHNGSIVNRDLVEFHNWRTPVPLP; encoded by the exons ATGGTGACGCCAAGCCGAGCCCGTGCTCCACCATGCACGCGAGCGCACCAGATCGGAGCCCTAGCCCTTGCTTCCATTGTCTTCTTCTTCGCCCGCTCTCTCGACCGCCCTGCTACCTGCGTATACTCGCCGTCGCCCCCTACCACTTCGCTCTTTGACCATGCCGGGACGTTGAGGTGGCCAGAGCGTGGATATGGGTCTGTGCTGTCTCTCAAGATCTATGTCTACGATGAGCGCGAGATCGATGGGCTTAGAGCGCTGTTGCGTGGTAGGGATGGCCGGATCTCCGCCGAGTCCTGCTTCAAGGGCCAATGGGGCACCCAG GTTAAAATTCACCAGTTAATGCTCAAATCAAAGTTCCGGACATTGAAGAAAGAGGAAGCTGATTTATTCTTTGTTCCATCTTATGTAAAATGTGTGCGAATGAATGGTGGCTTGAATGATAAGGAGATTAACCAGACTTATGTTAAG GGGGACCGAACAGATAAGCGAGACACTAGTGCTTTTAATACATGGAAAGACATTATCATCCCTGGGAATGTTGATGATGGAATGACTAATTTCATGGGTTCATCTATTGTCCAACCAATTCCTTTGTCAAAGAGGAAATATTTGGCAAACTTTCTTGGTCGTGCACAAGGAAAGGTTGGTCGTCTCCAACTTGCAGAACTTGCAAAACAATATCCTAATAAG TTGGAATCTCCAGAATTAAAGCTCACTGGCCCTGACAAATTGGGAAGGACAGAATACTTCAATCATTTGAGGAATGCCAAATTCTGCGTAGCTCCTCGTGGCGAGTCATCATGGACGCTTCGCTTTTATGAATCTTTCTTTGTG GAATGTGTTCCTGTGATTTTATCAGACAAAGTAGAACTTCCTTTCCAGAATGTGATTGACTACACACAGTTCTCTATCAAGTGGCCATCGACCAAGATAGGACCTGAACTCCTCGACTACCTTCAATCCATACCAG ACGAAGTAATCCACGAGATGCTAGCTCATGGACGTCTAGTGAGGTGTCTCTTCGTTTATGCTCCTGAAACTGGACCATGTTCAGCTATGCTAGGTATAATGTGGGAGCTACAAAGGAAAGTGCGGCGATTCCACCAGTCTGCTGAAACATTCTGGCTGCACAATGGATCGATTGTAAATAGAGACTTGGTTGAGTTCCATAATTGGAGAACTCCGGTTCCTTTGCCTTAA
- the LOC120276302 gene encoding probable glucuronosyltransferase Os03g0107900 isoform X1 — MVTPSRARAPPCTRAHQIGALALASIVFFFARSLDRPATCVYSPSPPTTSLFDHAGTLRWPERGYGSVLSLKIYVYDEREIDGLRALLRGRDGRISAESCFKGQWGTQVKIHQLMLKSKFRTLKKEEADLFFVPSYVKCVRMNGGLNDKEINQTYVKVLSQMPYFRLSGGRDHIFVFPSGAGAHLFRSWATFLNRSIILTPEGDRTDKRDTSAFNTWKDIIIPGNVDDGMTNFMGSSIVQPIPLSKRKYLANFLGRAQGKVGRLQLAELAKQYPNKLESPELKLTGPDKLGRTEYFNHLRNAKFCVAPRGESSWTLRFYESFFVECVPVILSDKVELPFQNVIDYTQFSIKWPSTKIGPELLDYLQSIPDEVIHEMLAHGRLVRCLFVYAPETGPCSAMLGIMWELQRKVRRFHQSAETFWLHNGSIVNRDLVEFHNWRTPVPLP, encoded by the exons ATGGTGACGCCAAGCCGAGCCCGTGCTCCACCATGCACGCGAGCGCACCAGATCGGAGCCCTAGCCCTTGCTTCCATTGTCTTCTTCTTCGCCCGCTCTCTCGACCGCCCTGCTACCTGCGTATACTCGCCGTCGCCCCCTACCACTTCGCTCTTTGACCATGCCGGGACGTTGAGGTGGCCAGAGCGTGGATATGGGTCTGTGCTGTCTCTCAAGATCTATGTCTACGATGAGCGCGAGATCGATGGGCTTAGAGCGCTGTTGCGTGGTAGGGATGGCCGGATCTCCGCCGAGTCCTGCTTCAAGGGCCAATGGGGCACCCAG GTTAAAATTCACCAGTTAATGCTCAAATCAAAGTTCCGGACATTGAAGAAAGAGGAAGCTGATTTATTCTTTGTTCCATCTTATGTAAAATGTGTGCGAATGAATGGTGGCTTGAATGATAAGGAGATTAACCAGACTTATGTTAAG GTCCTAAGTCAAATGCCATACTTTCGTTTATCTGGTGGTCGTGACCATATTTTTGTCTTTCCTAG TGGTGCTGGTGCTCATTTGTTTCGATCTTGGGCAACTTTTTTGAATCGATCAATCATTCTTACGCCTGAG GGGGACCGAACAGATAAGCGAGACACTAGTGCTTTTAATACATGGAAAGACATTATCATCCCTGGGAATGTTGATGATGGAATGACTAATTTCATGGGTTCATCTATTGTCCAACCAATTCCTTTGTCAAAGAGGAAATATTTGGCAAACTTTCTTGGTCGTGCACAAGGAAAGGTTGGTCGTCTCCAACTTGCAGAACTTGCAAAACAATATCCTAATAAG TTGGAATCTCCAGAATTAAAGCTCACTGGCCCTGACAAATTGGGAAGGACAGAATACTTCAATCATTTGAGGAATGCCAAATTCTGCGTAGCTCCTCGTGGCGAGTCATCATGGACGCTTCGCTTTTATGAATCTTTCTTTGTG GAATGTGTTCCTGTGATTTTATCAGACAAAGTAGAACTTCCTTTCCAGAATGTGATTGACTACACACAGTTCTCTATCAAGTGGCCATCGACCAAGATAGGACCTGAACTCCTCGACTACCTTCAATCCATACCAG ACGAAGTAATCCACGAGATGCTAGCTCATGGACGTCTAGTGAGGTGTCTCTTCGTTTATGCTCCTGAAACTGGACCATGTTCAGCTATGCTAGGTATAATGTGGGAGCTACAAAGGAAAGTGCGGCGATTCCACCAGTCTGCTGAAACATTCTGGCTGCACAATGGATCGATTGTAAATAGAGACTTGGTTGAGTTCCATAATTGGAGAACTCCGGTTCCTTTGCCTTAA